Proteins from one Xenopus tropicalis strain Nigerian chromosome 1, UCB_Xtro_10.0, whole genome shotgun sequence genomic window:
- the kif24 gene encoding kinesin-like protein KIF24 isoform X2, whose protein sequence is MPLCLFECLCEADLQQYYPRFAAVGLQKIDELAQITMKDYSRLGVERMEDRKRLFQLIQIIQSVAEEDKKERTPLQPGCVYPQLLHDRSGARRQLQFDASIEETLGTIAQSEFCHIRSMNNPGDSVSTASPADPRYCRNIHSSGTEADTTCSAKTQNTKTLPHRGSAPDLSDGEIPIIHRVAHVLGYNYGVPQTCRRLDPTEKKRPWTETDRIRVCVRKRPLSSREERRGEVNVVSAEEKGTITIYERKEAVNLKEYILQHAFYFDEVFSETFTNQDVYMRTAYPLIQHVFNGGNATCFAYGQTGAGKTHTMIGTQKNPGLYALAAKDIFQQLATVQLKSDCKVWISFYEIYCGQLYDLLNERKRLYAREDGKHVVQIAGLREVQVSSVELLLEMILKGSRERSTGASGVNSDSSRSHAVIQIQMKNSKNRKLGRISFIDLAGSERASDAKESDKQTKLEGAEINQSLLALKECIRALDQEQAHTPFRQSKLTQVLKDSFIGNSKTCMIANVSPSHIATEHTLNTLRYADRVKELKRGTTSHSAHGRPAACVSPKRVQNAPAGSGDKISPKKVKLGQQHISASHQAKSKSCPSVFHPTIIPLSSTPKYCSKSSTVKENARDAGLNHMTPVKGTLRSGASGKKKNGKTSDGLYPIFQSPTTSNTETTCEMRNIKRENFVGTQKVPKVQIIQAVQPVQKEIVPRPGLLANPNYRALSKGLPDEIPRPTVNTVAGRAGVHPQPKEREQHLRSYYKQFQQPPIFQQKLHYQPLEKIFAQYKPQSIKVTSSIDPVHPSSPLEDLDDSDFSEDSFSYSSNHKQGRNEVEVGENISFFLHQDSPVKELGKSAEMKKGLCFSDKDPQLFDQGVGWRHGNNANTQGREHPDKNVMPTSWSSEMDSSAILNGTIDSPEKPYSSQEDLETPLSKRTTWHNPNLDKGMGSSLNCSFKEHSVHSKAKGPCEGCVSVSSHSVSGVMAPLTVSLLQDNWSFWSDPCLAPQELSARSENGAKNLNCIEGWSVDAPPTLGKIPTDEPGGQSHESATDKQCICSNKALKSFCGEKGWFPGNSGQSYSSSSSRSPSAFVHQEWSVKGSRNASLSARGKQSDSSHLTDTSLDVLLKSSGQHGSRFYDADTEDTTDGLKGVGNGNKAEEESPFGRSTDKNIIDSNDLPAIAATDEVLNCNMEHPSFKEDFRLPLRDDELECLKAKLLQCLFSQGDLKKEPPPNCVMDIPSPKNSTSVDGEICPSKGPGHKPRALERAQQLVIQAHREQLNEIADLCSREEVLLSHINLSDFTEYASKLDEILTLKCKCIQSMQAQLHLFLAYSPAPAPRDKALAS, encoded by the exons ATGCCCTTGTGCCTGTTTGAGTGCCTTTGCGAGGCAGATCTGCAGCAGTACTATCCCCGTTTTGCAGCTGTCGGCCTCCAAAAAATAGATGAGCTTGCGCAGATCACCATGAAGGATTACTCCAGGTTGGGCGTTGAAAGGATGGAGGATCGCAAGCGTCTCTTTCAGCTTATCCAGATCATCCAGAGTGTGGCAGAAGAGGATAAGAAAGAGAGGACCCCCCTACAGCCTGGCTGTGTCTACCCCCAGCTCCTACATGATAGATCCGGTGCTAGGAGACAGCTGCAGTTTGATGCCTCCATAGAGGAAACTCTGGGTACAATTGCACAGTCTGAATTTTGTCATATTCGTTCTATGAATAACCCAGGGGACTCGGTTAGTACGGCCTCTCCGGCTGATCCACGGTACTGTAGGAATATCCATAGCAGCGGCACAGAGGCTGACACAACGTGCAGTGCAAAGACACAGAACACTAAAACTCTTCCACACAGAGGATCAGCCCCCGACCTCAGCGATGGCGAGATCCCCATTATTCACAGAGTGGCTCATGTTTTGGGGTACAACTATGGAGTTCCCCAGACTTGCAGAAG GCTTGATCCTACAGAGAAAAAGCGACCTTGGACAGAAACGGACAGAATTCGGGTGTGCGTCCGCAAACGTCCTCTGAGTTCACGGGAAGAGCGACGAGGGGAAGTTAATGTTGTCTCGGCAGAGGAAAAAGGAACTATAACAATCTACGAGAGAAAGGAAGCTGTAAATCTCAAAGAATATATTCTCCAG CACGCATTTTATTTTGATGAAGTCTTTAGTGAAACATTCACCAATCAGGACGTTTATATGAGGACCGCCTACCCACTTATTCAGCATGTGTTTAACGG AGGAAATGCCACCTGTTTTGCTTATGGACAAACCGGCGCTGGGAAAACCCACACCATGATTGGAACCCAGAAGAACCCCGGTCTCTATGCCCTGGCAGCGAAAGACATCTTTCAGCAACTGGCAACAGTTCAACTTAAAAGTGACTGCAAAGTGTGGATCAGTTTCTATGAAATCTATTGCGGGCAGCTTTATGACTTGCTAAATGAAAGGAAAAG ATTGTATGCAAGAGAAGATGGCAAACATGTTGTGCAGATTGCTGGACTTCGCGAAGTTCAAGTCAGTAGTGTAGAATTATTGTTGGAG ATGATTCTGAAGGGCTCAAGAGAGCGCAGTACTGGTGCCTCGGGGGTGAACTCTGACTCTTCTCGCTCTCATGCCGTAATTCAGATTCAAATGAAGAATTCCAAGAACCGAAAGCTCGGAAG AATATCATTTATTGACCTGGCTGGCAGTGAGAGAGCCTCGGATGCCAAAGAATCTGATAAACAAACCAAACTGGAAGGTGCAGAAATCAACCAAAGTCTTCTCGCC CTAAAAGAATGCATCCGGGCCCTGGACCAGGAGCAAGCTCATACTCCTTTCCGACAGAGTAAACTAACTCAG GTATTAAAAGACTCTTTTATCGGAAACTCCAAGACCTGTATGATCGCTAATGTATCTCCAAGCCACATAGCTACAGAGCACACTCTCAACACATTGCGTTACGCAGACAG GGTGAAAGAGCTAAAAAGGGGCACCACATCTCACTCTGCCCACGGCCGACCGGCTGCCTGCGTCTCCCCAAAACGTGTACAAAATGCACCTGCTGGGTCTGGAGACAAAATCTCTCCAAAGAAGGTGAAACTGGGACAGCAGCACATCTCCGCCTCGCACCAAGCAAAATCTAAATCCTGCCCATCTGTCTTCCACCCCACCATTATTCCCCTTTCATCTACTCCAAAATATTGTAGCAAGAGCAGCACAGTGAAGGAAAATGCAAGAGATGCAGGGCTCAATCACATGACACCAGTTAAAGGAACCTTAAGATCTGGAGCCAGTGGGAAGAAGAAGAATGGGAAGACATCAGATGGTTTATACCCTATCTTCCAAAGCCCCACTACTAGTAACACAGAGACCACATGTGAAATGAGGAATATAAAACGGGAAAACTTTGTTGGTACCCAGAAAGTTCCCAAAGTACAGATAATACAAGCGGTTCAGCCCGTGCAAAAGGAAATAGTCCCACGGCCTGGTTTGTTAGCCAATCCCAATTACAGGGCATTGTCTAAAGGGCTTCCAGATGAAATTCCCAGGCCAACTGTTAATACTGTAGCAGGCCGGGCAGGCGTGCACCCACAGCCGAAGGAAAGAGAGCAGCACCTGCGATCTTACTACAAGCAGTTTCAGCAGCCACCAATTTTCCAACAGAAACTGCATTACCAGCCGTTGGAGAAAATATTTGCTCAGTATAAGCCGCAGTCAATAAAAGTGACCTCCAGCATTGATCCGGTTCATCCCTCATCCCCTCTAGAAGACCTCGATGACAGTGATTTCAGCGAAGATTCCTTTTCCTATTCCTCAAACCATAAACAGGGAAGAAACGAGGTAGAAGTTGGTGAAAATATTTCATTCTTTCTCCATCAAGATTCGCCAGTGAAAGAATTGGGCAAGTCGGCGGAAATGAAGAAAGGCTTATGCTTTAGTGATAAAGACCCTCAACTGTTTGACCAAGGTGTTGGCTGGAGACATGGAAACAACGCTAATACACAGGGGAGGGAACACCCAGACAAAAATGTGATGCCAACTAGCTGGAGCTCAGAAATGGATTCCAGTGCTATACTGAATGGAACCATTGATTCCCCAGAAAAGCCCTATTCCTCTCAGGAGGATCTGGaaacccctttaagcaaaagaaCTACATGGCACAACCCTAACCTTGACAAAGGGATGGGCTCCTCTCTAAACTGTTCCTTCAAAGAACATTCTGTACACAGTAAAGCAAAAGGCCCTTGTGAAGGATGTGTCAGTGTATCGTCCCATTCGGTCTCTGGTGTCATGGCACCGCTCACTGTTTCTCTTCTGCAAGATAACTGGTCCTTTTGGTCTGATCCTTGTTTGGCCCCTCAAGAACTATCTGCCAGATCAGAAAATGGTGCTAAGAATTTAAACTGTATTGAAGGCTGGTCAGTAGATGCACCACCAACATTGGGCAAAATACCTACTGATGAACCAGGTGGCCAAAGTCATGAATCAGCGACGGACAAGCAGTGTATCTGCTCTAATAAGGCTCTAAAGTCTTTCTGTGGGGAGAAAGGGTGGTTCCCAGGGAACAGCGGTCAGTCATATAGTTCCTCTTCTTCTAGATCTCCGAGTGCCTTTGTGCATCAGGAATGGAGTGTAAAAGGCTCCAGAAATGCAAGTTTATCAGCCAGGGGCAAGCAGAGTGACTCTTCCCATTTAACAGATACTTCCTTAGATGTTTTGCTAAAGTCTAGTGGGCAACATGGCAGCCGCTTCTATGATGCAGATACAGAAGACACCACTGATGGTCTGAAGGGTGTGGGAAATGGAAATAAAGCCGAGGAGGAGAGTCCGTTTGGGAGATCCACGGACAAGAATATAATTGATTCTAATGACTTGCCTGCCATTGCAGCAACTGATGAAGTGTTAAACTGTAACATGGAGCACCCAAGCTTTAAGGAAGATTTCAGGTTACCTTTAAGAGATGATGAACTGGAGTGTCTGAAAGCCAAACTCCTTCAGTGTCTCTTCAGCCAAGGAGACCTCAAAAAAGAACCACCACCAAACTGTGTAATGGACATACCGAGCCCTAAAAACTCAACCTCTgtagacggggagatttgtcCCTCCAAAGGGCCAGGCCACAAACCAAGAGCCCTGGAAAGAGCTCA GCAGCTGGTTATCCAAGCGCACCGCGAGCAACTGAATGAAATAGCGGATTTGTGCTCCAGGGAGGAGGTGCTACTGAGCCATATCAATTTATCT
- the kif24 gene encoding kinesin-like protein KIF24 isoform X1, with protein MLKCMPGLNAYEDKQFQLRGEKKSNSDFSWNILKDKKMPLCLFECLCEADLQQYYPRFAAVGLQKIDELAQITMKDYSRLGVERMEDRKRLFQLIQIIQSVAEEDKKERTPLQPGCVYPQLLHDRSGARRQLQFDASIEETLGTIAQSEFCHIRSMNNPGDSVSTASPADPRYCRNIHSSGTEADTTCSAKTQNTKTLPHRGSAPDLSDGEIPIIHRVAHVLGYNYGVPQTCRRLDPTEKKRPWTETDRIRVCVRKRPLSSREERRGEVNVVSAEEKGTITIYERKEAVNLKEYILQHAFYFDEVFSETFTNQDVYMRTAYPLIQHVFNGGNATCFAYGQTGAGKTHTMIGTQKNPGLYALAAKDIFQQLATVQLKSDCKVWISFYEIYCGQLYDLLNERKRLYAREDGKHVVQIAGLREVQVSSVELLLEMILKGSRERSTGASGVNSDSSRSHAVIQIQMKNSKNRKLGRISFIDLAGSERASDAKESDKQTKLEGAEINQSLLALKECIRALDQEQAHTPFRQSKLTQVLKDSFIGNSKTCMIANVSPSHIATEHTLNTLRYADRVKELKRGTTSHSAHGRPAACVSPKRVQNAPAGSGDKISPKKVKLGQQHISASHQAKSKSCPSVFHPTIIPLSSTPKYCSKSSTVKENARDAGLNHMTPVKGTLRSGASGKKKNGKTSDGLYPIFQSPTTSNTETTCEMRNIKRENFVGTQKVPKVQIIQAVQPVQKEIVPRPGLLANPNYRALSKGLPDEIPRPTVNTVAGRAGVHPQPKEREQHLRSYYKQFQQPPIFQQKLHYQPLEKIFAQYKPQSIKVTSSIDPVHPSSPLEDLDDSDFSEDSFSYSSNHKQGRNEVEVGENISFFLHQDSPVKELGKSAEMKKGLCFSDKDPQLFDQGVGWRHGNNANTQGREHPDKNVMPTSWSSEMDSSAILNGTIDSPEKPYSSQEDLETPLSKRTTWHNPNLDKGMGSSLNCSFKEHSVHSKAKGPCEGCVSVSSHSVSGVMAPLTVSLLQDNWSFWSDPCLAPQELSARSENGAKNLNCIEGWSVDAPPTLGKIPTDEPGGQSHESATDKQCICSNKALKSFCGEKGWFPGNSGQSYSSSSSRSPSAFVHQEWSVKGSRNASLSARGKQSDSSHLTDTSLDVLLKSSGQHGSRFYDADTEDTTDGLKGVGNGNKAEEESPFGRSTDKNIIDSNDLPAIAATDEVLNCNMEHPSFKEDFRLPLRDDELECLKAKLLQCLFSQGDLKKEPPPNCVMDIPSPKNSTSVDGEICPSKGPGHKPRALERAQQLVIQAHREQLNEIADLCSREEVLLSHINLSDFTEYASKLDEILTLKCKCIQSMQAQLHLFLAYSPAPAPRDKALAS; from the exons ATGTTAAAATGTATGCCCGGACTGAATGCATATGAAGATAAGCAATTCCAGCTTAGAGGGGAAAAA AAATCTAATTCTGACTTTAGCTGGAATATCCTAAAAGATAAGAAAATGCCCTTGTGCCTGTTTGAGTGCCTTTGCGAGGCAGATCTGCAGCAGTACTATCCCCGTTTTGCAGCTGTCGGCCTCCAAAAAATAGATGAGCTTGCGCAGATCACCATGAAGGATTACTCCAGGTTGGGCGTTGAAAGGATGGAGGATCGCAAGCGTCTCTTTCAGCTTATCCAGATCATCCAGAGTGTGGCAGAAGAGGATAAGAAAGAGAGGACCCCCCTACAGCCTGGCTGTGTCTACCCCCAGCTCCTACATGATAGATCCGGTGCTAGGAGACAGCTGCAGTTTGATGCCTCCATAGAGGAAACTCTGGGTACAATTGCACAGTCTGAATTTTGTCATATTCGTTCTATGAATAACCCAGGGGACTCGGTTAGTACGGCCTCTCCGGCTGATCCACGGTACTGTAGGAATATCCATAGCAGCGGCACAGAGGCTGACACAACGTGCAGTGCAAAGACACAGAACACTAAAACTCTTCCACACAGAGGATCAGCCCCCGACCTCAGCGATGGCGAGATCCCCATTATTCACAGAGTGGCTCATGTTTTGGGGTACAACTATGGAGTTCCCCAGACTTGCAGAAG GCTTGATCCTACAGAGAAAAAGCGACCTTGGACAGAAACGGACAGAATTCGGGTGTGCGTCCGCAAACGTCCTCTGAGTTCACGGGAAGAGCGACGAGGGGAAGTTAATGTTGTCTCGGCAGAGGAAAAAGGAACTATAACAATCTACGAGAGAAAGGAAGCTGTAAATCTCAAAGAATATATTCTCCAG CACGCATTTTATTTTGATGAAGTCTTTAGTGAAACATTCACCAATCAGGACGTTTATATGAGGACCGCCTACCCACTTATTCAGCATGTGTTTAACGG AGGAAATGCCACCTGTTTTGCTTATGGACAAACCGGCGCTGGGAAAACCCACACCATGATTGGAACCCAGAAGAACCCCGGTCTCTATGCCCTGGCAGCGAAAGACATCTTTCAGCAACTGGCAACAGTTCAACTTAAAAGTGACTGCAAAGTGTGGATCAGTTTCTATGAAATCTATTGCGGGCAGCTTTATGACTTGCTAAATGAAAGGAAAAG ATTGTATGCAAGAGAAGATGGCAAACATGTTGTGCAGATTGCTGGACTTCGCGAAGTTCAAGTCAGTAGTGTAGAATTATTGTTGGAG ATGATTCTGAAGGGCTCAAGAGAGCGCAGTACTGGTGCCTCGGGGGTGAACTCTGACTCTTCTCGCTCTCATGCCGTAATTCAGATTCAAATGAAGAATTCCAAGAACCGAAAGCTCGGAAG AATATCATTTATTGACCTGGCTGGCAGTGAGAGAGCCTCGGATGCCAAAGAATCTGATAAACAAACCAAACTGGAAGGTGCAGAAATCAACCAAAGTCTTCTCGCC CTAAAAGAATGCATCCGGGCCCTGGACCAGGAGCAAGCTCATACTCCTTTCCGACAGAGTAAACTAACTCAG GTATTAAAAGACTCTTTTATCGGAAACTCCAAGACCTGTATGATCGCTAATGTATCTCCAAGCCACATAGCTACAGAGCACACTCTCAACACATTGCGTTACGCAGACAG GGTGAAAGAGCTAAAAAGGGGCACCACATCTCACTCTGCCCACGGCCGACCGGCTGCCTGCGTCTCCCCAAAACGTGTACAAAATGCACCTGCTGGGTCTGGAGACAAAATCTCTCCAAAGAAGGTGAAACTGGGACAGCAGCACATCTCCGCCTCGCACCAAGCAAAATCTAAATCCTGCCCATCTGTCTTCCACCCCACCATTATTCCCCTTTCATCTACTCCAAAATATTGTAGCAAGAGCAGCACAGTGAAGGAAAATGCAAGAGATGCAGGGCTCAATCACATGACACCAGTTAAAGGAACCTTAAGATCTGGAGCCAGTGGGAAGAAGAAGAATGGGAAGACATCAGATGGTTTATACCCTATCTTCCAAAGCCCCACTACTAGTAACACAGAGACCACATGTGAAATGAGGAATATAAAACGGGAAAACTTTGTTGGTACCCAGAAAGTTCCCAAAGTACAGATAATACAAGCGGTTCAGCCCGTGCAAAAGGAAATAGTCCCACGGCCTGGTTTGTTAGCCAATCCCAATTACAGGGCATTGTCTAAAGGGCTTCCAGATGAAATTCCCAGGCCAACTGTTAATACTGTAGCAGGCCGGGCAGGCGTGCACCCACAGCCGAAGGAAAGAGAGCAGCACCTGCGATCTTACTACAAGCAGTTTCAGCAGCCACCAATTTTCCAACAGAAACTGCATTACCAGCCGTTGGAGAAAATATTTGCTCAGTATAAGCCGCAGTCAATAAAAGTGACCTCCAGCATTGATCCGGTTCATCCCTCATCCCCTCTAGAAGACCTCGATGACAGTGATTTCAGCGAAGATTCCTTTTCCTATTCCTCAAACCATAAACAGGGAAGAAACGAGGTAGAAGTTGGTGAAAATATTTCATTCTTTCTCCATCAAGATTCGCCAGTGAAAGAATTGGGCAAGTCGGCGGAAATGAAGAAAGGCTTATGCTTTAGTGATAAAGACCCTCAACTGTTTGACCAAGGTGTTGGCTGGAGACATGGAAACAACGCTAATACACAGGGGAGGGAACACCCAGACAAAAATGTGATGCCAACTAGCTGGAGCTCAGAAATGGATTCCAGTGCTATACTGAATGGAACCATTGATTCCCCAGAAAAGCCCTATTCCTCTCAGGAGGATCTGGaaacccctttaagcaaaagaaCTACATGGCACAACCCTAACCTTGACAAAGGGATGGGCTCCTCTCTAAACTGTTCCTTCAAAGAACATTCTGTACACAGTAAAGCAAAAGGCCCTTGTGAAGGATGTGTCAGTGTATCGTCCCATTCGGTCTCTGGTGTCATGGCACCGCTCACTGTTTCTCTTCTGCAAGATAACTGGTCCTTTTGGTCTGATCCTTGTTTGGCCCCTCAAGAACTATCTGCCAGATCAGAAAATGGTGCTAAGAATTTAAACTGTATTGAAGGCTGGTCAGTAGATGCACCACCAACATTGGGCAAAATACCTACTGATGAACCAGGTGGCCAAAGTCATGAATCAGCGACGGACAAGCAGTGTATCTGCTCTAATAAGGCTCTAAAGTCTTTCTGTGGGGAGAAAGGGTGGTTCCCAGGGAACAGCGGTCAGTCATATAGTTCCTCTTCTTCTAGATCTCCGAGTGCCTTTGTGCATCAGGAATGGAGTGTAAAAGGCTCCAGAAATGCAAGTTTATCAGCCAGGGGCAAGCAGAGTGACTCTTCCCATTTAACAGATACTTCCTTAGATGTTTTGCTAAAGTCTAGTGGGCAACATGGCAGCCGCTTCTATGATGCAGATACAGAAGACACCACTGATGGTCTGAAGGGTGTGGGAAATGGAAATAAAGCCGAGGAGGAGAGTCCGTTTGGGAGATCCACGGACAAGAATATAATTGATTCTAATGACTTGCCTGCCATTGCAGCAACTGATGAAGTGTTAAACTGTAACATGGAGCACCCAAGCTTTAAGGAAGATTTCAGGTTACCTTTAAGAGATGATGAACTGGAGTGTCTGAAAGCCAAACTCCTTCAGTGTCTCTTCAGCCAAGGAGACCTCAAAAAAGAACCACCACCAAACTGTGTAATGGACATACCGAGCCCTAAAAACTCAACCTCTgtagacggggagatttgtcCCTCCAAAGGGCCAGGCCACAAACCAAGAGCCCTGGAAAGAGCTCA GCAGCTGGTTATCCAAGCGCACCGCGAGCAACTGAATGAAATAGCGGATTTGTGCTCCAGGGAGGAGGTGCTACTGAGCCATATCAATTTATCT
- the nudt2 gene encoding bis(5'-nucleosyl)-tetraphosphatase [asymmetrical] isoform X1: MALRACGLIIFRRCQAGVSAAAGDGIEFLLLQTSYGEHHWTPPKGHVDPGEDDMSTALRETEEEAGLDSSHISLVKGFCKEMNYNVRNRPKTVIYWLAELRDYTTPVRLSNEHQDYRWLPLGEACKYAGYQDMKDTLNEAHQFLLNQKKEPRQQ; encoded by the exons ATGGCTTTACGGGCTTGTGGTCTGATAATATTCCGGAGATGCCAGGCTGGAGTCTCAGCTGCTGCCGGGGATGGGATCGAGTTCCTCCTCCTTCAGACTTCCTATGGGGAGCACCACTGGACCCCCCCAAAAG GCCATGTGGACCCTGGAGAGGATGATATGAGCACAGCCCTGAGAGAGACTGAGGAAGAGGCCGGCTTGGACTCCAGCCACATCAGCCTGGTGAAAGGGTTCTGCAAAGAAATGAATTACAATGTCCGAAACAGGCCGAAAACGGTCATCTACTGGCTGGCAGAGCTGAGGGACTACACCACTCCGGTGAGACTCTCCAATGAGCACCAAGACTACCGCTGGCTCCCACTGGGAGAAGCCTGTAAATACGCCGGGTACCAAGATATGAAGGACACCCTGAATGAGGCACATCAGTTCCTGCTAAACCAGAAAAAGGAACCCAGACAGCAGTAA
- the nudt2 gene encoding bis(5'-nucleosyl)-tetraphosphatase (The RefSeq protein has 1 substitution compared to this genomic sequence) — MALRACGLIIFRRCQAGVSAAAGDGIEFLLLQTSYGEHHWTPPKGHVDPGEDDMSTALRETEEEAGLDSSHISLVKGFCKEMNYNVRNRPKTVIYWLAELRDYTTPVRLSNEHQDYRWLPLGEACKYAGYQDMKDTLNEAHQFLLNQKKEPRQH, encoded by the exons ATGGCTTTACGGGCTTGTGGTCTGATAATATTCCGGAGATGCCAGGCTGGAGTCTCAGCTGCTGCCGGGGATGGGATCGAGTTCCTCCTCCTTCAGACTTCCTATGGGGAGCACCACTGGACCCCCCCAAAAG GCCATGTGGACCCTGGAGAGGATGATATGAGCACAGCCCTGAGAGAGACTGAGGAAGAGGCCGGCTTGGACTCCAGCCACATCAGCCTGGTGAAAGGGTTCTGCAAAGAAATGAATTACAATGTCCGAAACAGGCCGAAAACGGTCATCTACTGGCTGGCAGAGCTGAGGGACTACACCACTCCGGTGAGACTCTCCAATGAGCACCAAGACTACCGCTGGCTCCCACTGGGAGAAGCCTGTAAATACGCCGGGTACCAAGATATGAAGGACACCCTGAATGAGGCACATCAGTTCCTGCTAAACCAGAAAAAGGAACCCAGACAGCAGTAA